A window from Candidatus Bathyarchaeota archaeon encodes these proteins:
- a CDS encoding CehA/McbA family metallohydrolase, whose product MDLHVHTVYSDGRGTVEEVLRVARAKDLDGLAITDHATLDGYFEAKSYESELFILPGYEISTDAGHVLVLGLEMLPPEMGFMRYEELIKWARDNGGFTVLAHPAVGRAKWDRWVRFKPDAVEALNASYPFSRYFVRKGLKIASKLSVPAVGGSDAHYPRCVGDAYTIVDVGDLSDRFPLKALKNGIVGFDGRLSPLLARLRIGVGYMLSALI is encoded by the coding sequence GTGGACCTTCATGTTCACACCGTCTACTCCGACGGTAGGGGTACGGTGGAGGAGGTTCTCAGGGTCGCCAGGGCGAAGGATTTGGACGGTTTGGCGATAACGGATCACGCTACGTTGGACGGTTATTTTGAGGCTAAGTCTTACGAAAGCGAATTGTTTATCCTGCCGGGCTATGAGATCTCCACGGACGCCGGTCACGTGCTCGTTCTGGGTTTGGAGATGCTGCCTCCTGAGATGGGGTTTATGCGTTACGAGGAGCTCATAAAATGGGCTAGGGATAACGGTGGTTTTACGGTGTTAGCCCACCCGGCTGTCGGAAGGGCTAAGTGGGATAGGTGGGTCCGCTTTAAGCCCGACGCCGTAGAGGCTTTAAACGCGTCGTATCCGTTTTCCAGGTATTTCGTCAGGAAGGGTCTCAAAATCGCTTCAAAGCTCTCGGTTCCAGCAGTCGGTGGTAGCGACGCACATTATCCGCGATGCGTCGGAGACGCATACACGATCGTCGATGTCGGTGATTTGAGCGACCGTTTTCCTTTAAAAGCCTTGAAGAACGGTATAGTGGGGTTCGATGGACGACTGTCCCCGCTACTAGCCAGACTTAGAATCGGAGTAGGCTATATGCTCTCAGCTTTAATTTAA